One genomic region from Glaciimonas sp. PAMC28666 encodes:
- a CDS encoding Rap1a/Tai family immunity protein codes for MKKMLAIAAMIGVFGQANAGFFTGSNIMEWVESDDRVVQNRGQQNDDQRRILLLGYIAGINDSLDGYAFCSLNKASVAQLLAITKNYIAARPARWGEKGSNLVMEALKGAFPCPKRR; via the coding sequence ATGAAAAAGATGTTGGCGATCGCGGCAATGATCGGGGTATTTGGACAGGCGAACGCAGGTTTTTTTACAGGAAGTAACATCATGGAATGGGTTGAATCTGATGATCGTGTTGTGCAAAATAGAGGGCAACAAAATGATGACCAGAGGCGCATATTGCTACTGGGGTACATAGCAGGAATTAATGATTCCCTCGACGGCTATGCGTTTTGCAGTCTTAATAAAGCGAGCGTAGCCCAGCTTTTGGCAATCACGAAGAATTATATAGCCGCAAGACCGGCGCGGTGGGGTGAGAAGGGAAGTAATCTCGTTATGGAGGCGCTAAAAGGTGCATTCCCATGTCCGAAG